The Pecten maximus chromosome 11, xPecMax1.1, whole genome shotgun sequence genome has a segment encoding these proteins:
- the LOC117337850 gene encoding SUMO-activating enzyme subunit 2-like — MAAAMPHVLSPELQKRVNECNLLVVGAGGIGCELLKNLVLTGFKNIELIDLDTIDVSNLNRQFLFRKEHVGKSKSQVAKNSVLSFNPDTNIVAYHDNITSSDYGTNFFRKFDIVMNALDNRAARNHVNRMCLAADIPLVESGTAGYLGQVTVIKKSLTECYECQPKPRQKTFPGCTIRNTPSEPIHCIVWSKHLFNQLFGEEDPDQDVSPDTEDPELAGNAGEGALKEKSNSDAVGSVERKSTRAWAMESGYDPQKLFNKLFRDDIKYLLSMETLWKKRKPPIPLDWENLPDTDVGTDEAGIRDQRLWTIKECCSVFSNCLNGLKEELAKQGEGGMLVWDKDDVLAMDFVTCTANIRAYIFSIAQKTRFDIKSMAGNIIPAIATTNAVIAGLIVMEGLKILKGDIEKCKTVYLNRQPNPRKKLLVPCTLDKPNPKCYVCVAKPEATVVCNTDKVTVRTLEDKVLKVALGMVAPDVEIDDGKGTILISSEEGETEENADKILSEFGINNGSRLKCDDFLQNYNLVLNVAHREKLDEDKEFEVVGDMSELQAKEEEEKEKSEENKEESQSKTNDVSDDEDLMVVDEPEDEEMVIKQMTSRKRKAEDELINTGTPKKVKVSDNQEADDDIVVL, encoded by the exons aTAGATCTTGATACCATTGATGTCAGTAATCTCAACAGACAATTCCTGTTCCGGAAAGAGCATGTTGGTAAATCAAAGTCCCAG GTGGCCAAAAACAGTGTTTTATCCTTCAACCCAGACACCAACATCGTAGCCTACCATGACAAtattaccag cTCGGATTATGGAACAAATTTCTTCAGAAAATTTGACATTGTCATGAATGCTTTAGATAACAGAG CTGCACGGAACCATGTAAACCGGATGTGTCTGGCTGCAGACATCCCCTTGGTGGAGAGTGGAACAGCAGGATATCTTGGCCAGGTCACAGTCATTAAAAAG AGTTTGACAGAGTGCTATGAGTGTCAGCCTAAACCTAGACAGAAAACATTCCCAGGGTGCACCATTCGGAACACTCCCTCCGAACCCATTCACTGTATTGTGTGGTCAAAACACTTATTCAA TCAGCTGTTTGGTGAGGAAGACCCCGACCAGGATGTATCCCCAGACACCGAGGATCCAGAGCTAGCAG GTAATGCAGGAGAAGGTGCGCTGAAAGAGAAATCCAATTCTGATGCAGTGGGATCGGTAGAGAGAAAATCTACCCGTGCCTGGGCCATGGAGTCCGGCTATGATCCACAAAAGCTCTTCAACAAG TTGTTTCGAGATGACATTAAGTACTTGTTGTCAATGGAGACACTGTGGAAAAAGCGGAAACCACCCATTCCTCTGGACTGGGAAAATCTACCAGACACAG ATGTGGGTACAGACGAGGCAGGAATCAGGGACCAGAGACTTTGGACCATAAAGGAATGCTGCTCTGTCTTCTCTAACTGTCTCAATGGACTAAAGGAGGAGCTGGCCAAACAGGGAGAAGGGGGCATGCTTGTCTGGGATAAG GATGATGTACTGGCCATGGACTTTGTCACTTGTACAGCGAACATCCGCGCTTATATATTCAGCATCGCCCAGAAAACCAGATTTGATATCAAAT CTATGGCTGGCAACATCATTCCTGCTATTGCCACTACAAACGCTGTGATAGCAGGCCTAATTGTGATGGAGGGACTCAAAATTCTCAAAGGAGATATAGAGAAATGTAAAACA gTTTACCTGAACAGACAACCTAACCCCAGGAAGAAGTTACTAGTGCCATGTACTCTAGATAAACCCAACCCTAAGTGCTATGTGTGTGTGGCCAAACCTGAGGCTACTGTGGTGTGCAATACTGACAAGGTCACCGTTAGGACTCTAGAAGACAAG gTATTAAAGGTGGCTTTAGGTATGGTAGCTCCTGATGTAGAGATTGATGATGGTAAAG GAACCATTCTAATTTCGAGTGAAGAAGGGGAAACAGAAG AAAATGCTGACAAGATCCTGAGTGAGTTTGGTATAAACAATGGTAGCCGACTAAAGTGTGATGACTTCCTACAGAACTACAATCTGGTGCTCAACGTGGCCCACAG GGAGAAATTAGATGAAGACAAGGAGTTTGAAGTTGTGGGAGATATGTCTGAACTACAGGCCAAAGAGGAGGAGGAGAAAGAGAAGAGCGAGGAAAACAAAGAGGAAAGCCAGTCAAAGACCAATG ATGTGAGTGACGATGAGGATCTGATGGTAGTTGATGAGCCTGAGGATGAAGAAATGGTCATTAAGCAAATGACCAGCAGAAAGAGGAAGGCCGAGGATGAACTGATCAATACAGGGACACCAAAAAAAGTGAAAGTGTCTGACAACCAAGAGGCTGATGATGATATTGTAGTTTTGTGA